From the genome of Eucalyptus grandis isolate ANBG69807.140 chromosome 2, ASM1654582v1, whole genome shotgun sequence, one region includes:
- the LOC104434986 gene encoding DNA damage-repair/toleration protein DRT102-like, protein MADPAAPAAAARPTKIIAGADPFGAPLKDALVTHLREALHIEVEDLGTGPYYSIAADVGRRISSSGGPETRGLVACGTGCGVSMFANKFPGAFAATCLSVADAVNARSINNSNILAVSAVSTPPEPAVEILRAWLDTPFKSPCPANGDRPWSDDIQEFLDRALVETPKIGALASEPDESASCAICCLVKRRELNPIDMIPGGSMKILRETPTSAIVRFKAGSVEPAHHHTFGHDLVVLQGKKSVWNLTKKERYDLVVGDYLFTPAGDVHRVQYHEETEFFIKWDGHWDMFFDEDLETAKKAIAEESSSPSLP, encoded by the coding sequence atggccgaccccgccgcccccgccgccgccgcccgccccaCCAAGATCATCGCCGGGGCCGACCCTTTTGGCGCTCCGCTCAAGGACGCCCTCGTCACCCACCTCCGCGAGGCCCTGCACATCGAGGTCGAGGACCTCGGCACGGGCCCCTACTACTCCATAGCCGCCGACGTCGGCCGCCGCATCTCCTCCTCCGGGGGACCCGAGACCCGCGGCCTCGTCGCCTGCGGCACCGGCTGCGGCGTCTCCATGTTCGCCAACAAGTTCCCCGGCGCCTTCGCGGCGACCTGCCTCTCCGTGGCCGACGCCGTCAACGCCCGCTCCATCAACAACTCCAACATCCTCGCCGTCTCCGCCGTCTCCACGCCTCCCGAGCCCGCCGTGGAGATCCTCCGCGCCTGGCTGGACACCCCCTTCAAGTCCCCCTGCCCCGCCAACGGCGACCGCCCCTGGAGCGACGACATCCAGGAGTTCCTCGACCGGGCCCTCGTCGAGACGCCCAAGATCGGCGCGCTGGCCTCGGAGCCCGACGAATCCGCCTCCTGCGCGATCTGTTGCCTGGTGAAGCGCCGGGAGCTGAACCCCATCGACATGATCCCGGGGGGGTCGATGAAGATACTCCGGGAGACCCCGACGTCGGCGATCGTGAGGTTCAAGGCCGGGAGCGTCGAGCCCGCGCACCACCACACGTTCGGGCACGATCTGGTGGTGCTGCAAGGGAAGAAGAGCGTGTGGAACTTGACCAAGAAGGAGAGGTACGACCTGGTGGTCGGTGACTACCTGTTCACCCCGGCCGGGGACGTGCACAGGGTGCAGTATCACGAGGAGACGGAGTTCTTCATCAAGTGGGATGGCCACTGGGACATGTTCTTCGACGAGGATCTCGAGACTGCCAAGAAGGCCATCGCTGAGGAATCATCGTCGCCGTCGTTACCTTGA